Part of the Bacillota bacterium genome is shown below.
AAGTAGGCGGTGACTCTACTCCGCCCGTTGAGGCGCCAGAGAGAGGGGAGTCAGGACCGCAGGATGACATAGAGCAGGATCCAATGATCCGAGCTGCGCTGGAGATTTTCGGCGGGAAAGTGATCAGACTTGAATGATGGCAAGTCGAGAAAGGGGGAAGTGCACTCAATTTGAGTGACACGAACTGGCTATGAATATGAAAAAGATGATGAAAGAAGTTCAGAAGATGCAAGCCCGGATGGCAAAGGTTCAGGAGGAACTCGGGGAGAAGACGGTGGAGGCTACCGCGGGCGGAGGGGTCGTCAAAGTTGTTGCCAACGGACATTTAGAGATTAACGAAATAATTATCGCTCCCGATGCCGTTGATCCTGAGGATGTAGAGATGCTTCAGGACCTGGTGTTGGCCGCGGTTAATGAGGCCCTTCGCAAGGCACAGGATATGGCCAATGAGGAGATCAATAAAGTGGCCGGAGGACTCAACGTTCCTGGAATGCCTGGCGGAATGTTTTAGCTGGAAGGTCGGGAGGAACCTGCATGGTGTTTTACCCTAAACCGATGGCCAGGCTGATTGAGGAGTTGACCAAACTTCCAGGAATCGGGCCAAAGACAGGCCAGCGCTTGGCCTTTTACATCATCACAGGAGAGCGGGAGGATGCCCATAGTCTGGCCGATGCCATTGTTGAGGCCAGGGAGAAGATCCGCTACTGCTCAGTCTGC
Proteins encoded:
- a CDS encoding YbaB/EbfC family nucleoid-associated protein, with protein sequence MNMKKMMKEVQKMQARMAKVQEELGEKTVEATAGGGVVKVVANGHLEINEIIIAPDAVDPEDVEMLQDLVLAAVNEALRKAQDMANEEINKVAGGLNVPGMPGGMF